A single genomic interval of Verrucomicrobiota bacterium harbors:
- a CDS encoding DUF5060 domain-containing protein: MPRLLVPLVFCSGLQIGYTQDLVDQSQPPISSEPQAVDSVAVDYNLTTPYTITATVDFPVTNEGEVNYYDDKRYDALGIRPNAVGFDDTKFARASHLFTGQSDEYHVTITTITEEDGESTYRLLINDQVVGTFRNPGAGESGYSGDLRPHTYTWSEIAINEGDTVSVESNAHSNDLIPEENGANGFAWARGRWRQLELTPSPGPPTESAALNTTSAGIYGETDESGSHKKWHRVTVAFEGPSSSETATPNPFTDYRLNVTFQHPESGKTYLVPGYYAADGNAGETGSTSGNIWRVHFAPDEIGTWNYSASFRSGTNIAMNADAEAGLAESFDGESGSFEVVASDKTGNDHRARGRLQYDGTRYLKFADTGEAFIKTGADAPENFLNYTGFDNTYNHGGPDYTKSWFPHIRDWKIGDPTWKNGQGKGIIGAINYLASEGQNVFSFLTYNAGGDSKDVWMYVAHDDPLRFDCSKLDQWEVVFSHGTAMGMYLHFKTQETENDDRKGPGADFALDGGDLGDERKLYYRELIARFGHHLALNWNLGEETTQTTEQQQDMAQYFRDHDPYGHNIVIHTYPQQQEQRYRPLLGDNSELTGASVQTKFSNVHKHTLQWINESADAGKQWVVANDEQGSASHANPPDDGWPGFSGDNTPSQKQMRWMTVWGNLMAGGAGVELYAGYENPQSDLTLDDFRSRDRMWDYCRHALNFFNEYLPFDEMENANALVGNANNSNDKYCFAKVGEIYAIYLPNGGSTSLDLSGSEGTFAVRWFNPRDGGPLQIGTVPLVTGGDSVSIGNPPSETGEDWVVLVQKSEAA, translated from the coding sequence TTGCCCCGTCTTCTAGTGCCTCTGGTTTTTTGTTCCGGTCTGCAGATCGGCTACACTCAGGACCTTGTTGACCAGAGTCAGCCCCCGATTTCAAGTGAACCTCAGGCTGTCGATTCGGTGGCGGTCGATTACAATCTAACGACCCCGTATACAATAACAGCAACTGTGGATTTCCCTGTTACGAACGAAGGAGAGGTTAACTACTACGACGACAAGAGGTATGACGCACTCGGAATTAGACCGAACGCCGTGGGTTTTGATGATACAAAGTTTGCTAGGGCTTCCCATCTCTTTACTGGGCAGTCGGATGAATATCACGTAACAATCACTACCATCACTGAGGAGGATGGTGAATCCACTTACCGGCTGTTGATCAATGATCAAGTCGTTGGTACTTTTCGGAATCCGGGTGCAGGAGAGTCGGGTTATTCGGGGGATCTTAGGCCGCATACCTACACCTGGAGTGAGATTGCGATCAACGAAGGTGACACCGTTTCGGTGGAGTCCAACGCGCACTCCAATGACCTGATCCCCGAGGAGAACGGTGCCAACGGTTTTGCGTGGGCGCGGGGTCGCTGGCGCCAGCTTGAGCTTACTCCATCTCCTGGTCCGCCCACCGAATCGGCTGCACTGAATACGACCTCAGCCGGAATCTATGGCGAGACCGACGAGAGCGGAAGTCACAAAAAATGGCACCGAGTCACGGTTGCTTTTGAAGGGCCCAGCTCCAGTGAGACTGCCACTCCAAACCCGTTTACCGACTACCGGTTGAACGTGACCTTTCAACACCCTGAAAGTGGTAAAACCTACCTTGTTCCCGGATACTATGCGGCGGACGGAAATGCAGGCGAGACCGGATCTACTTCTGGGAACATTTGGCGTGTTCACTTTGCGCCGGATGAGATTGGCACTTGGAACTACTCGGCTTCCTTCCGGAGCGGGACGAATATCGCAATGAACGCCGACGCGGAGGCTGGCTTGGCAGAATCCTTTGATGGTGAAAGCGGATCTTTCGAAGTGGTTGCCTCAGACAAAACGGGTAATGACCATCGGGCACGAGGGCGACTCCAATACGATGGCACCCGCTACTTGAAATTTGCCGACACTGGCGAGGCTTTCATCAAGACCGGAGCTGACGCGCCGGAAAACTTTCTCAACTACACCGGATTTGACAATACTTACAACCACGGCGGACCTGACTACACGAAAAGTTGGTTTCCCCATATTCGCGATTGGAAAATCGGTGATCCAACTTGGAAGAACGGTCAGGGCAAAGGCATTATTGGCGCGATCAACTACCTCGCCTCCGAAGGGCAGAACGTCTTTTCCTTTCTCACCTACAACGCTGGTGGTGATAGCAAGGACGTATGGATGTATGTCGCTCATGACGATCCACTTCGTTTCGATTGTTCCAAGCTCGACCAGTGGGAAGTCGTCTTCTCTCACGGCACTGCGATGGGCATGTATCTCCACTTTAAGACTCAGGAAACGGAGAACGACGATCGCAAAGGCCCTGGAGCGGATTTCGCTCTGGACGGCGGAGATCTTGGGGACGAACGCAAGCTCTACTATCGCGAACTCATCGCAAGATTCGGCCACCACCTCGCATTGAACTGGAATCTTGGCGAAGAGACAACACAGACGACCGAGCAGCAGCAGGACATGGCGCAGTATTTTCGCGATCACGACCCTTACGGTCACAACATTGTTATACACACCTATCCACAACAGCAGGAGCAGCGGTATCGTCCACTTCTTGGCGACAACTCAGAGCTCACGGGTGCTTCGGTCCAGACGAAGTTCTCGAATGTGCACAAGCACACTCTTCAATGGATCAACGAATCTGCCGATGCAGGAAAGCAATGGGTAGTCGCCAACGATGAGCAGGGGTCGGCCTCTCATGCCAATCCACCCGATGACGGCTGGCCCGGTTTTTCGGGAGATAACACCCCGAGTCAGAAACAAATGCGCTGGATGACTGTCTGGGGAAACTTGATGGCAGGTGGCGCAGGTGTAGAACTCTATGCCGGATACGAAAACCCGCAGAGTGATCTTACCTTGGATGACTTCCGTAGCCGCGACCGAATGTGGGATTACTGCCGTCACGCGCTCAACTTCTTCAATGAGTATTTGCCTTTTGACGAAATGGAGAACGCCAACGCACTGGTCGGAAACGCTAATAACTCCAACGACAAATATTGTTTTGCCAAAGTAGGGGAGATTTACGCGATTTATTTGCCAAATGGGGGCAGCACCTCGCTTGATCTCAGTGGTTCCGAGGGGACCTTTGCTGTTCGGTGGTTCAACCCACGTGATGGTGGCCCGCTTCAGATTGGAACGGTTCCCTTAGTTACCGGCGGAGATTCTGTTTCAATTGGAAACCCACCCTCGGAAACAGGTGAAGACTGGGTGGTCCTCGTGCAAAAGAGCGAGGCAGCTTAA
- a CDS encoding alpha-L-fucosidase → MNTETTHELDDLAPRYKKIRDEMLERSITAGEGPFSGTPDSLKQFECPEWFRDAKFGIWAHWGPQGLTRTGDWYARNLYIQDYAEEEGGYHQNVYHHHCENFGHPSEVGYKDTLPYWKAEDFDPDALISLYKEVGARYFMALAVHTDNFDCWDSKYHRWNSVNIGPRKDIVGLWRDAARKHGLHFGVSEHTSNYYHWFGTSKGSDKTGPKAGIPYDGNDERYEDLYNTRLATDRPDNWLTPPDYPKEWAKEWYYRMKDLLDKYEPDLFYSDGSFAVDEYSHSIVSYLYNESIRKNDGQLEAVFTQKNHPGLGTFIPGAGVFDIERGLAQGITEEPWQIDTCLGNWFYQDNFPYKSPQSVIHFLIDVVSKNGNMMLSVPIRPEGTLDDECRQILSEIKDFIDVNGEAIYRTRPWRTFGEGGVTEYESKCHSEQPIEAQEGEFRFTQSKDGNTLYAFILKWPRDHQLKIRSLAGEAAEKVELLGRGPIDFKNTEDGLEVSLPVEPPTPHANALKITI, encoded by the coding sequence ATGAACACCGAGACCACCCATGAATTGGACGATTTGGCGCCAAGGTATAAAAAGATTCGAGATGAAATGCTGGAGCGGTCAATAACTGCCGGCGAAGGCCCATTTTCAGGGACACCTGATTCCCTAAAACAATTTGAATGTCCAGAATGGTTTAGAGACGCTAAGTTTGGTATCTGGGCTCACTGGGGGCCACAAGGCTTGACCCGGACAGGCGATTGGTATGCACGCAACCTCTACATACAAGACTACGCTGAAGAAGAAGGCGGCTACCACCAAAACGTCTACCACCACCACTGCGAGAATTTTGGTCACCCAAGTGAGGTCGGTTATAAGGACACACTGCCCTATTGGAAGGCTGAGGACTTCGACCCCGATGCATTGATCTCGCTGTACAAGGAGGTCGGCGCCCGCTACTTCATGGCGCTGGCGGTGCATACTGACAATTTTGATTGTTGGGATTCGAAATACCATCGGTGGAATTCCGTAAACATCGGGCCACGGAAGGACATCGTCGGCCTATGGAGAGATGCTGCACGAAAGCACGGTCTCCATTTCGGCGTTTCCGAACATACGTCAAACTATTACCACTGGTTTGGCACAAGTAAGGGTTCCGATAAGACAGGCCCAAAGGCAGGTATTCCCTACGACGGAAATGATGAACGCTATGAAGACCTGTACAACACACGGCTGGCAACCGATCGGCCCGACAATTGGCTCACCCCACCCGACTACCCAAAAGAATGGGCCAAGGAGTGGTACTACCGGATGAAGGACCTACTGGACAAATACGAACCGGATCTTTTCTACAGCGATGGCTCCTTTGCGGTCGATGAATACAGCCACAGCATCGTCTCCTACCTTTACAACGAGAGCATTCGAAAAAACGATGGCCAGCTCGAGGCGGTCTTTACCCAAAAGAATCACCCGGGCTTAGGTACCTTTATTCCTGGTGCAGGTGTTTTTGATATTGAGCGCGGACTTGCCCAGGGGATTACCGAGGAGCCTTGGCAAATCGATACCTGCCTCGGTAACTGGTTTTATCAGGACAACTTCCCTTACAAAAGCCCGCAAAGTGTCATCCACTTTCTAATCGATGTGGTCAGCAAGAATGGGAACATGATGTTGAGTGTTCCCATTCGTCCAGAGGGAACCCTTGACGACGAGTGCCGCCAAATACTCTCCGAGATCAAAGACTTTATCGACGTCAACGGCGAAGCAATTTATCGCACACGCCCATGGAGGACCTTCGGAGAGGGTGGCGTCACTGAATACGAGTCCAAATGCCACAGCGAACAACCCATTGAGGCACAGGAAGGTGAATTCCGCTTCACCCAGTCCAAGGATGGCAACACGCTCTACGCGTTCATTCTAAAGTGGCCCAGAGACCATCAGCTGAAGATTCGCTCCCTCGCGGGGGAGGCCGCTGAAAAAGTCGAACTCTTGGGTCGCGGACCGATCGACTTTAAAAATACTGAAGATGGTCTCGAGGTGTCACTACCCGTGGAACCTCCCACGCCGCACGCGAACGCGCTGAAGATCACTATCTAA
- the galA gene encoding beta-galactosidase GalA, with amino-acid sequence MRQIFSMNPGWKFHLGDIELHNFAAIHESRFRAPEWMKAGNHGIAKPAYPDDHWSDVDLPHDFVVEQPFSPEANEVHGSLPVDVGWYRKVFELEAEDLGKRITLEFDGIYRDSEIWLNGHLVGRHLSGYTSFQYDVTELCNFGGLNALAIRVDARNFELWSYEGGGIYRDVRLLKLDPIHVDYCGTFVRATVERVENPTVSTIEIETTILNELRSPAEVQIVSTIKDQEGIERGQAKDLADVGSLSKLTVFQSIDLKAPQLWSPENPYLYLVETSVFCDGLLVDSYETSFGVRSIHFDPARGVFLNGRPIKLKGVCNHQDHAGVGIAIPDRLQAWRLDRMKEMGCNAMRTAHNPPTPALLELCDRKGILVMDEIRMPGTTPELMGQMESLIYRDRNHPSVILWSLGNEEMLIQETAVGARILQRMQDRAHQLDPTRLCTYSANCDFNEIADNFEANGFRIDVFGANYTSRRNEDGNLDCEGERYDEFHAKYPDWPLIGGETGGSASTRGLYGQEYYKGKPHRPDTADLGIDNYVDLNPEREGDATAFSETMTPWGRSIEDTWRDCAERDFLGGTFLWTGFDYRGETYPFGWPAVVTRYGLMDLCGFPKDAFFYHKAWWTDEPMVHLFPHWNWPGEEGKMKDVWCYSNCHSVELWLNGESLGRKNMPINGKLVWDVVYARGKLEARGYDASGSEIQSKLLETTGDPAAVRLMPESEKMIADGRDMAIIRCEIVDSEGRVVPTAENVVKFEVPEGLKFAGVGNGNPISHEPEKLPERRAYCGLSQLLIQSTYTPGEFVIFAESKGLEPYRLQLASTVPDNRLSEIGQVVERISDTGKHVSSIDGAL; translated from the coding sequence ATGAGACAGATCTTTTCCATGAACCCTGGGTGGAAATTCCATCTTGGGGACATCGAGCTTCACAATTTCGCTGCGATTCACGAGAGCCGCTTTCGCGCTCCAGAGTGGATGAAAGCGGGCAACCATGGAATCGCAAAGCCAGCGTATCCGGATGATCATTGGAGCGACGTTGACTTGCCTCACGATTTTGTGGTCGAGCAACCATTTAGCCCCGAGGCTAATGAGGTCCATGGTTCCTTGCCGGTGGATGTCGGGTGGTACCGAAAAGTGTTTGAGCTTGAGGCCGAAGATCTCGGCAAGCGGATCACGCTGGAGTTTGATGGTATCTATCGTGATTCGGAGATTTGGTTGAACGGACACCTGGTTGGTCGACATCTCTCGGGCTATACTAGCTTCCAGTATGATGTCACCGAGCTTTGTAACTTCGGTGGTCTGAACGCTCTCGCCATCCGCGTTGACGCCCGGAACTTCGAACTGTGGTCTTACGAGGGTGGGGGTATCTATCGCGACGTTCGTTTGCTGAAACTGGATCCAATTCATGTCGATTATTGTGGGACCTTTGTTCGGGCAACTGTTGAGCGCGTTGAAAACCCCACGGTGTCCACGATTGAGATTGAAACGACAATTTTGAACGAGCTTCGCAGTCCCGCTGAGGTCCAGATCGTTTCTACGATCAAGGACCAAGAAGGGATTGAAAGAGGACAAGCGAAAGACCTCGCAGATGTCGGTTCGTTGAGCAAATTGACTGTCTTTCAGTCGATTGATCTCAAAGCCCCACAGCTCTGGTCGCCTGAAAATCCCTACCTCTACTTGGTAGAGACTTCCGTTTTCTGTGACGGGCTTCTTGTGGACTCTTACGAAACCTCTTTTGGTGTTCGCTCAATACACTTTGATCCTGCTCGCGGGGTATTTCTGAACGGGCGTCCGATAAAGCTGAAAGGGGTGTGTAATCATCAGGATCATGCAGGAGTTGGGATCGCGATACCGGATCGGCTGCAGGCATGGCGGTTGGATCGGATGAAGGAGATGGGATGCAACGCTATGCGCACGGCACACAATCCACCGACCCCGGCCTTACTCGAACTCTGCGACCGAAAGGGGATTCTGGTGATGGATGAAATTCGGATGCCGGGCACTACGCCTGAATTGATGGGTCAGATGGAGTCGCTGATCTACCGGGATAGGAACCATCCCAGCGTGATCCTTTGGTCGCTTGGGAATGAGGAAATGCTTATTCAGGAAACGGCAGTGGGCGCTCGTATTCTTCAGCGCATGCAGGATCGGGCGCACCAACTGGATCCAACGCGTCTCTGCACTTACTCAGCAAATTGCGACTTCAACGAAATAGCGGACAATTTCGAGGCAAATGGTTTCCGTATCGATGTCTTCGGGGCGAATTATACTTCTCGGCGAAATGAGGATGGTAATCTCGATTGTGAGGGTGAACGTTACGACGAGTTTCACGCGAAGTATCCGGATTGGCCACTCATCGGAGGGGAGACTGGTGGGTCTGCATCAACCCGGGGGCTCTACGGGCAGGAATACTATAAAGGCAAACCGCATCGACCGGACACGGCCGATCTGGGGATCGACAACTATGTCGATTTAAATCCGGAGAGGGAAGGGGACGCGACCGCTTTCAGCGAAACGATGACCCCATGGGGGCGGTCGATTGAAGATACCTGGCGTGATTGTGCTGAGCGCGATTTTCTCGGCGGAACGTTCCTCTGGACTGGTTTTGACTATCGTGGCGAGACTTACCCTTTCGGCTGGCCCGCGGTGGTCACGCGCTATGGCTTGATGGACTTGTGCGGTTTTCCCAAGGATGCGTTCTTTTACCATAAAGCGTGGTGGACAGATGAGCCGATGGTCCATCTCTTTCCGCATTGGAATTGGCCTGGCGAAGAGGGAAAAATGAAAGATGTCTGGTGCTACAGTAATTGCCACTCAGTAGAGCTCTGGCTCAACGGTGAAAGCCTCGGCAGAAAAAATATGCCCATAAATGGTAAACTGGTTTGGGACGTGGTCTATGCACGTGGTAAACTGGAGGCTCGCGGATATGATGCCTCAGGGTCGGAAATCCAATCCAAATTGCTTGAAACAACGGGAGATCCTGCGGCGGTTCGGCTCATGCCGGAGTCCGAAAAGATGATCGCTGATGGGCGCGACATGGCGATCATCCGATGCGAAATTGTCGATTCAGAGGGGCGGGTTGTTCCGACTGCGGAAAATGTGGTGAAATTCGAGGTTCCGGAAGGTCTGAAGTTTGCAGGTGTTGGTAATGGGAACCCAATCAGTCACGAGCCGGAAAAGCTGCCTGAGCGGAGGGCCTATTGCGGTCTTTCTCAGCTGTTGATTCAATCAACTTATACTCCCGGCGAGTTCGTGATCTTCGCCGAGTCTAAAGGCCTGGAACCATACAGACTACAGTTGGCTTCAACTGTGCCTGACAACCGCCTTTCCGAGATTGGACAGGTTGTCGAAAGGATATCGGACACCGGAAAGCACGTGAGCTCGATCGACGGGGCCCTCTGA
- a CDS encoding glycoside hydrolase family protein, whose protein sequence is MQIQTIASEVEENLSTFAKRLTGLGRILEDEKNNVWGCSPILDEDGNVHVFYSKWANEAAHKGWLECSQIGHAVARSPEGPYEVLETALIGRGGDFWDSMTIHNPTIHRIGGTYYLFYMGNCDGMVTSKRVGVAVSTSLYGPWERFDRPIVEAGSDPRGDWDSAVTSNPAFVRSPDGECRLYYKGWCVEDWNKDLATGMRPATEDTGIHTNRQYGLATASSPTGPYEKFPGNPIINMRKRIPNAQTEDAYVWHEDGVYKMILRDMGFFNHEYGIYLESLDGLNWEKAPQIAYLNSQHYLPEAPNGLEREGRFERPQILMKEGRPAYLFCALVGGKYNTSSGVVLRIGENT, encoded by the coding sequence ATGCAAATTCAGACCATCGCTTCCGAGGTTGAGGAAAACCTTTCGACTTTTGCAAAGCGCCTCACTGGCTTGGGTCGTATACTCGAAGATGAGAAAAACAACGTTTGGGGTTGTTCGCCGATTCTTGATGAAGACGGCAACGTCCATGTATTCTACTCCAAGTGGGCCAACGAGGCTGCGCACAAAGGTTGGCTGGAGTGCAGCCAGATAGGGCACGCGGTGGCCCGATCACCCGAGGGCCCCTATGAAGTGCTGGAAACGGCGTTGATTGGCCGCGGAGGTGATTTTTGGGATTCGATGACGATCCATAACCCGACGATTCACAGAATTGGTGGCACTTATTATCTCTTTTACATGGGAAACTGCGACGGGATGGTGACTTCCAAGCGCGTAGGCGTAGCCGTTTCCACCTCGCTCTATGGTCCTTGGGAACGTTTTGACCGGCCTATTGTCGAGGCGGGGTCCGATCCTCGTGGCGATTGGGATAGCGCGGTTACCTCAAATCCGGCATTTGTTCGCTCGCCGGACGGGGAGTGCCGACTTTATTACAAGGGATGGTGCGTAGAGGATTGGAACAAAGATCTGGCAACTGGGATGCGGCCGGCAACAGAGGACACGGGGATACACACCAATCGGCAGTACGGTTTGGCGACAGCCAGCTCACCGACTGGGCCCTACGAGAAATTTCCCGGCAACCCGATCATTAACATGCGCAAGAGAATCCCAAACGCGCAAACTGAGGATGCTTATGTCTGGCACGAGGACGGTGTTTACAAGATGATCCTTCGAGACATGGGCTTCTTCAATCACGAGTATGGCATCTACCTTGAGTCGCTTGACGGTTTGAATTGGGAGAAAGCGCCCCAGATCGCCTACCTGAATTCTCAACATTACTTACCGGAGGCTCCAAACGGTCTTGAACGTGAAGGGCGGTTCGAACGTCCGCAGATTCTCATGAAGGAGGGGAGACCTGCTTACCTGTTTTGTGCCCTGGTCGGAGGAAAGTACAATACTTCATCTGGTGTTGTTCTTAGAATTGGCGAGAATACCTAG
- a CDS encoding glycoside hydrolase family protein, with amino-acid sequence MSVIESKIETQLSDFAKRLEGVGRILEDPDNNVWGCSPIYDSEGNVHVFYSRWRNEAAHEGWLTCSEIAHAIAPHPEGPYEVQGAVLTGRGGDYWDSMTIHNPTVHRVGEKYYLFYMGNSDGTVATKRVGVAFSDSLDGPWQRLDEPLLPAGSEEPDQWDSLVTSNPAFVMAPSGECRLYYKGWSKADRERDLKDGTWWQANRQYGLAVADNPLGPYKKYKGNPIVNMRQYVDKAQTEDAYVWHEDGVYKMILRDMGFYNHEYGLYLESRDGLDWDQYPKISYLNSQVYLPEAPNGLEREGRFERPQLLMRDGKPEYLFCAIVGGEFNTSSAVVLRLN; translated from the coding sequence ATGTCAGTCATTGAATCTAAAATTGAAACCCAGCTCTCCGATTTTGCGAAGCGTCTAGAGGGCGTAGGCAGAATTCTTGAAGATCCGGACAACAACGTTTGGGGCTGCTCACCGATCTATGATAGTGAGGGTAACGTTCATGTGTTCTACTCCCGCTGGAGGAACGAAGCTGCTCATGAAGGTTGGTTGACCTGTAGCGAAATTGCTCATGCCATCGCGCCTCACCCGGAAGGTCCGTATGAGGTTCAAGGAGCCGTCCTGACTGGGCGCGGGGGAGATTATTGGGACAGCATGACCATTCACAATCCGACGGTTCATCGGGTGGGAGAGAAATATTATCTCTTCTACATGGGCAATTCCGACGGAACGGTGGCGACGAAGCGCGTCGGCGTCGCTTTCTCGGATTCTCTGGATGGTCCCTGGCAGCGGTTGGACGAACCTCTTCTTCCTGCTGGATCGGAAGAGCCCGATCAATGGGACAGTCTGGTCACTTCCAATCCGGCATTTGTGATGGCTCCTTCTGGCGAGTGCCGCCTTTACTACAAGGGATGGAGCAAAGCTGACCGGGAACGCGACCTGAAGGACGGGACCTGGTGGCAGGCTAACCGGCAATACGGTCTCGCTGTAGCGGATAATCCACTTGGACCGTATAAGAAATACAAGGGCAACCCGATCGTGAACATGCGTCAGTATGTAGACAAGGCGCAGACCGAAGACGCCTACGTCTGGCACGAGGACGGTGTCTACAAAATGATTCTTCGGGATATGGGCTTCTACAACCATGAGTATGGTCTTTATCTTGAGTCGAGAGATGGACTGGATTGGGATCAGTATCCCAAAATCAGCTATTTGAACTCTCAGGTTTATCTGCCGGAGGCACCCAACGGGCTGGAACGCGAGGGTCGTTTCGAGCGTCCGCAACTTTTGATGCGAGACGGCAAACCAGAATATCTTTTCTGTGCGATCGTTGGAGGGGAGTTCAACACCTCTTCGGCCGTAGTCTTACGACTGAACTAA
- a CDS encoding LacI family DNA-binding transcriptional regulator: MIKLIDIAEQLNLSRVTVSAVLNDRYKKLGISEATAKRVIKAADEMGYQRNEMAISMKTGKSFLLGCMTGALDLEWGGRIVEGALLGLRNTAYSLKLESVHSSVENEAAVQRFLGARVAGILACNINPNLEDTARLKNDLDRYKIPLVCNNCRDELSPYKVAPDNIRGSLLAVEHLVSLGHNRIAFVGGDQTSDTSIQREKGFLKALGKLNLSLGPNFLERGNWDFVETEKAVKRLLSAKTRPTAIICANDEMAAVALRTIQREGLRVPKDVSVVGFTNERLGLLANPPLTTVAQSEKEVGKAAIKMLIEIVGAGPDRKLNPKSTLLPSRILARESTGPAPK; the protein is encoded by the coding sequence ATGATCAAGCTAATCGATATTGCGGAGCAACTAAACCTTTCACGGGTAACTGTTTCCGCAGTGTTGAATGATCGATACAAAAAACTCGGCATTTCGGAGGCCACAGCGAAGCGGGTCATCAAGGCCGCGGACGAGATGGGCTACCAAAGAAACGAGATGGCCATCTCAATGAAGACCGGAAAGAGCTTCCTCCTCGGCTGCATGACGGGTGCTCTCGATTTAGAGTGGGGCGGTCGCATCGTTGAAGGTGCCCTGCTCGGGCTCCGCAACACCGCCTACTCACTGAAGCTCGAATCGGTCCATTCATCGGTAGAAAACGAGGCTGCGGTACAACGGTTTCTGGGAGCAAGGGTCGCGGGAATTCTCGCCTGCAATATTAATCCCAATCTCGAAGACACCGCCCGTCTCAAGAACGATCTCGATCGCTACAAAATCCCCCTCGTGTGTAACAACTGTCGCGACGAGCTGTCTCCTTACAAAGTGGCTCCAGACAACATTCGAGGAAGCCTTCTCGCTGTCGAGCATCTCGTTAGCCTAGGACATAATCGAATTGCCTTCGTAGGAGGAGACCAAACCAGCGACACAAGCATCCAGCGAGAGAAGGGCTTTCTCAAAGCACTCGGGAAGCTCAACCTCAGCCTTGGTCCCAATTTTCTCGAAAGAGGAAACTGGGATTTCGTCGAGACTGAGAAAGCAGTAAAGCGGCTCCTCTCCGCCAAAACCCGACCTACAGCCATCATCTGCGCAAACGACGAAATGGCAGCTGTAGCCTTACGAACGATTCAGCGTGAGGGATTGCGTGTGCCAAAAGACGTGTCCGTTGTCGGCTTCACAAATGAGCGGTTAGGACTCCTCGCCAATCCACCACTGACTACGGTGGCTCAGTCTGAAAAAGAAGTTGGCAAGGCCGCGATTAAGATGCTGATCGAAATTGTGGGAGCTGGGCCTGACCGAAAACTGAACCCAAAAAGCACGTTGCTCCCTTCGAGGATCCTTGCACGGGAGTCTACTGGACCCGCACCAAAATAA
- a CDS encoding prepilin-type N-terminal cleavage/methylation domain-containing protein: MPSPYLPDSSSDNKRGFTIIELLTVIAIIGILAAIIIPITGGMVERSNMAKSSSNLRQMHSGLELVVAEGTEYFPPSSYIPYGGQDTKYANWSWQDLVGEKLGFVERVDSPNAYVWRIDPAKSIFQNPGYELPFDPDNDITTSSYGYNYVTFGPDWWHSNPERNIDKSPPARKVNLKDLSRTVIIAETDGNGTADQLVWPYWAAAGVNDKYNGGGHYLFADGHVEWLEKEVVMADLDKYFRNN, from the coding sequence ATGCCCTCCCCATACCTACCGGACTCATCGTCCGACAATAAGCGCGGCTTCACCATCATCGAGCTGCTTACCGTTATCGCCATAATCGGAATCTTAGCCGCGATCATCATACCCATAACAGGCGGTATGGTTGAGCGTTCGAATATGGCGAAATCTTCGAGTAATCTCCGTCAAATGCACTCGGGCCTCGAACTCGTAGTTGCTGAAGGAACGGAGTATTTTCCGCCGAGCTCCTACATTCCCTATGGGGGACAGGACACAAAGTATGCGAACTGGTCGTGGCAGGATCTCGTAGGCGAAAAATTAGGCTTCGTTGAACGCGTCGATAGCCCGAACGCGTATGTGTGGAGAATTGATCCAGCAAAGTCTATTTTCCAAAATCCCGGCTACGAGCTCCCTTTTGACCCGGACAATGATATCACAACTAGTTCCTATGGATACAACTACGTAACCTTCGGCCCCGATTGGTGGCACTCAAATCCCGAGAGAAACATAGACAAATCACCTCCAGCTCGGAAGGTGAATTTGAAAGATCTCAGTAGGACCGTTATCATTGCCGAAACGGACGGAAACGGCACTGCAGATCAATTGGTCTGGCCCTACTGGGCAGCCGCTGGGGTGAACGATAAGTACAACGGCGGCGGTCATTACTTGTTCGCTGACGGGCACGTCGAATGGCTAGAGAAGGAGGTCGTCATGGCCGACCTCGACAAGTATTTCCGCAACAATTAG